A DNA window from Vanacampus margaritifer isolate UIUO_Vmar chromosome 19, RoL_Vmar_1.0, whole genome shotgun sequence contains the following coding sequences:
- the LOC144039764 gene encoding uncharacterized protein LOC144039764, which produces MSQLRETLKNLSLPFNISVDLILTSLNLTTVCYRDFNGQEQCQCEDEYLWPCDICEIYGACNNTSLQSCNCINGIPSDGQYCERSVNITCPTPPPPPPVETSLDAVLNISTFNTEPRELMSQLRETLKNLSLPFNISVDLILTSLNLTTVCYRDFNGQEQCQCEDEYLWPCDICETYGACNNTSLQSCNCINGIPSDGQYCERSVNITCPPPPPPPPVETSLDAVLNISTFNTEPRELMSQLRETLKNLSLPFNISVDLILTSLNLTTVCYRDFNGQEQCQCEDEYLWPCDICETYGACNNTSLQSCNCINGIPSDGQYCERSVNITCPPPPPPPPVETSLDAVLNISTFNTEPRELMSQLRETLKNLSLPFNISVDLILTSLNLTTVCYRDFNGQEQCQCEDKCQHHMPTTTTTTTSRK; this is translated from the exons ATGAGTCAACTAagagaaactttgaaaaatctcTCTTTACCATTCAACATCAGTGTTGATTTAATACTGACAAGCTTAAATttgaccacag tctgCTATAGAGACTTTAATGGACAGGAGCAATGTCAATGTGAAGATGAGTATCTATGGCCATGTGACATCTGTGAAATTTATGGTGCATGTAACAATACTAGTCTGCAAAGTTGCAACTGCATAAATGGAATTCCTTCAGATGGGCAGTATTGTGAACGAA GTGTCAACATCACATGcccaacaccaccaccaccaccaccagtagAAA CCTCATTGGACGCTGTTCTCAACATAAGCACATTCAACACTGAGCCAAGGGAGCTCATGAGTCAACTAagagaaactttgaaaaatctcTCTTTACCATTCAACATCAGTGTTGATTTAATACTGACAAGCTTAAATttgaccacag tctgCTATAGAGACTTTAATGGACAGGAGCAATGTCAATGTGAAGATGAGTATCTATGGCCATGTGACATCTGTGAAACTTATGGTGCATGTAACAATACTAGTCTGCAAAGTTGCAACTGCATAAATGGAATTCCTTCAGATGGGCAGTATTGTGAACGAA GTGTCAACATCACatgcccaccaccaccaccaccaccaccagtagAAA CCTCATTGGACGCTGTTCTCAACATAAGCACATTCAACACTGAGCCAAGGGAGCTCATGAGTCAACTAagagaaactttgaaaaatctcTCTTTACCATTCAACATCAGTGTTGATTTAATACTGACAAGCTTAAATttgaccacag tctgCTATAGAGACTTTAATGGACAGGAGCAATGTCAATGTGAAGATGAGTATCTATGGCCATGTGACATCTGTGAAACTTATGGTGCATGTAACAATACTAGTCTGCAAAGTTGCAACTGCATAAATGGAATTCCTTCAGATGGGCAGTATTGTGAACGAA GTGTCAACATCACatgcccaccaccaccaccaccaccaccagtagAAA CCTCATTGGACGCTGTTCTCAACATAAGCACATTCAACACTGAGCCAAGGGAGCTCATGAGTCAACTAagagaaactttgaaaaatctcTCTTTACCATTCAACATCAGTGTTGATTTAATACTGACAAGCTTAAATTTGACCACAG tctgCTATAGAGACTTTAATGGACAGGAGCAATGTCAATGTGAAGATAA GTGTCAACATCACatgcccaccaccaccaccaccaccaccagtagAAAGTAA